The Mycolicibacterium mageritense genome contains a region encoding:
- a CDS encoding SDR family oxidoreductase: protein MRIAVAGATGNIGTRLVAALQRSGHEVVPISRARGVDLTTGAGLDAALSGVEAVADVMSAPPGDRDRTVDYLGTATRNLLAAEQRAGVGHHVLLSIVGIHDIDGNPHYAGKREQERLVEAGPVPWTIVPATQFHDFAEMVVSWTEQDGTAPIAPLLVQPIAPDDVADILAEVVTAAPQGRHADVAGPATQDLVDMARRTLAARGRTVTLVPTWEAVFGLEMAGNALLPGAGARIAPTTFEDWLAQQR, encoded by the coding sequence ATGCGAATCGCAGTGGCGGGCGCGACGGGGAACATCGGGACGCGGCTGGTGGCCGCCCTGCAGCGGTCAGGCCACGAGGTCGTGCCGATCAGCCGGGCGCGTGGTGTGGATTTGACCACGGGAGCCGGACTCGACGCGGCCCTTTCCGGTGTCGAGGCGGTCGCGGACGTGATGAGCGCGCCGCCCGGTGACCGCGACCGCACTGTCGACTACCTCGGGACTGCGACCCGCAACCTGCTCGCCGCCGAGCAGCGCGCAGGTGTCGGGCATCACGTGTTGCTCTCGATCGTCGGCATCCACGACATCGACGGCAATCCGCACTACGCCGGCAAGCGCGAGCAGGAGCGCTTGGTCGAGGCCGGACCGGTGCCGTGGACCATCGTGCCCGCCACACAGTTCCACGATTTCGCCGAGATGGTGGTCAGCTGGACCGAGCAGGACGGCACCGCGCCGATCGCGCCGCTGCTCGTGCAGCCGATCGCCCCGGACGATGTGGCCGACATCCTCGCCGAGGTCGTCACGGCAGCGCCGCAGGGCCGCCACGCCGACGTCGCAGGGCCTGCCACGCAGGATCTCGTCGACATGGCGAGGCGGACCCTGGCCGCACGTGGCCGCACCGTGACCCTGGTGCCGACGTGGGAGGCGGTGTTCGGCCTGGAAATGGCCGGTAACGCGCTGCTGCCCGGTGCCGGCGCCCGCATCGCGCCGACGACGTTCGAGGACTGGTTGGCCCAGCAGCGGTAG
- a CDS encoding ATP-dependent DNA helicase UvrD2, whose amino-acid sequence MDAMPLEAPSPTLGDLDEEQREAVLAARGPVCVLAGAGTGKTRTITRRIAHLVAGGHVAAGQVLAVTFTARAAGEMRGRLRQLGQESGVPTGAVQAVTFHAAARRQLQYFWPRLVGDTGWELLDSKFAVVAQAANRARMSTSTDDVRDLAGEIEWAKASLITPEGYSAAVAKVGRDIPFDAAKVAAVYAGYEALKARGDDVLLLDFDDLLLHTAAAIENDPAVAQEFRDRYRCFVVDEYQDVTPLQQRVLDAWLGDRDDLTVVGDANQTIYSFTGATPRYLLDFSRRFPDAAVVRLERDYRSTPQVVSLANRVIAAARGRMAGSKLHLVGQRDPGPEPTFSEHPDEVAEATAVAKDIKRLIESGTAPAEIAVLYRINAQSEVYEEALTEAGIAFQVRGGEGFFSRQEIRQALVALQRFAERDVPEDNLPALVRELLEPLGLTTEPPAGTKARERWEALTALAELVDEEVAVRPDLDLRALVAELRQRADARHPPVVQGVTLASLHAAKGLEWDAVFLVGLADGTLPISHALAHGPDSEPVEEERRLLYVGVTRARVHLALSWALARTPGGRQGRRPSRFLNGIAPQTPGNKTAGPDRPRRQRGATPRCRVCNAVLTQPAAILLRRCETCPSNLDDELLAELKDWRLRISKEMKVPAFVVFTDNTLIAIAESLPTDDAALVAIPGIGARKLEQYGEDVLELVTGRVKARQNSTK is encoded by the coding sequence ATGGACGCCATGCCGTTAGAGGCTCCCTCTCCGACCTTGGGCGATCTCGACGAAGAACAGCGTGAAGCGGTGCTGGCCGCGCGCGGGCCCGTGTGTGTGCTCGCCGGTGCGGGCACGGGCAAGACCCGCACCATCACCCGCCGGATCGCGCACCTGGTCGCGGGCGGCCACGTCGCCGCCGGCCAGGTGCTCGCGGTGACGTTCACCGCGCGCGCGGCAGGGGAGATGCGCGGGCGGCTGCGCCAGCTCGGGCAGGAGTCCGGGGTGCCCACCGGTGCGGTGCAGGCGGTGACGTTCCACGCGGCGGCCCGCCGGCAGCTGCAGTACTTCTGGCCCAGGCTGGTCGGCGACACCGGTTGGGAGCTGCTCGACAGCAAGTTCGCGGTGGTGGCCCAGGCCGCGAACCGGGCCCGCATGTCCACCAGCACCGACGACGTGCGCGACCTCGCGGGCGAAATCGAGTGGGCCAAGGCCTCTTTGATCACGCCCGAGGGCTACAGCGCGGCGGTCGCAAAGGTCGGCCGCGACATCCCGTTCGACGCCGCCAAGGTCGCGGCGGTCTATGCGGGCTACGAGGCACTCAAGGCACGCGGTGACGATGTCCTGCTCCTCGATTTCGATGATCTGCTGCTGCACACGGCAGCCGCGATCGAGAACGATCCCGCGGTCGCGCAGGAGTTCCGGGACCGCTACCGCTGTTTCGTCGTCGACGAATACCAGGACGTGACGCCGCTGCAGCAGCGGGTGCTCGACGCGTGGCTCGGTGACCGCGACGATCTCACGGTCGTCGGGGACGCGAACCAGACCATCTATTCGTTCACCGGGGCCACCCCGCGTTATCTCCTGGACTTCTCACGGCGGTTCCCCGACGCCGCCGTGGTGCGGCTGGAGCGTGACTACCGGTCCACTCCGCAGGTCGTGTCCCTGGCCAACCGCGTGATCGCCGCCGCGCGCGGCCGGATGGCGGGCAGCAAGCTGCACCTCGTCGGCCAGCGAGACCCAGGGCCGGAACCGACGTTTTCCGAACATCCCGACGAGGTCGCCGAGGCCACCGCGGTCGCCAAGGACATCAAGCGGCTCATCGAATCCGGAACTGCGCCTGCCGAAATCGCCGTGCTGTACCGGATCAACGCGCAGTCGGAGGTCTACGAGGAGGCCCTGACCGAAGCCGGTATCGCGTTCCAGGTGCGTGGCGGGGAAGGGTTCTTCAGCCGCCAGGAGATCCGCCAGGCGTTGGTCGCGCTGCAGCGCTTCGCTGAACGCGACGTTCCCGAGGACAACCTGCCGGCCCTGGTGCGTGAGCTGCTCGAGCCGCTCGGCCTGACCACAGAACCCCCGGCAGGCACCAAAGCCCGGGAACGCTGGGAGGCGCTGACCGCGCTCGCCGAACTGGTCGACGAGGAAGTCGCGGTTCGGCCCGACCTGGACCTGCGTGCGCTGGTCGCCGAGCTGCGCCAACGGGCCGATGCCAGGCACCCGCCGGTGGTGCAGGGCGTGACGCTGGCGTCGCTGCACGCCGCCAAGGGCCTGGAATGGGACGCGGTGTTCCTGGTCGGTCTGGCCGACGGCACCCTGCCGATATCGCATGCATTGGCGCACGGCCCGGACAGTGAACCGGTCGAGGAGGAACGCAGGCTGCTCTATGTCGGGGTGACCCGCGCGCGCGTGCACCTGGCGTTGAGCTGGGCGCTCGCGCGCACACCCGGCGGCAGGCAGGGGCGGCGGCCGTCCCGGTTCCTCAACGGCATCGCCCCGCAGACGCCTGGTAACAAGACCGCAGGCCCGGATCGGCCCCGCCGGCAGCGCGGCGCGACGCCACGGTGCCGTGTGTGCAACGCCGTGTTGACCCAACCGGCCGCGATCCTGCTGCGCCGCTGCGAGACGTGCCCGTCCAACCTCGACGACGAGCTCCTCGCCGAGCTCAAGGATTGGCGGCTGCGCATCTCCAAGGAGATGAAGGTGCCGGCGTTCGTGGTGTTCACCGACAACACGTT